The following are from one region of the Lacinutrix sp. Bg11-31 genome:
- a CDS encoding DUF3570 domain-containing protein, translated as MKNIIPIILLFSFGSIAAQQDSTLVYKKRVLETTEVDFLTSYYSQDGNNASVTGGIGTEELTDLTGTIVVSMPMNDDDVLTVDAGFSAYTSASSSNGNPFDISGASGNGEDDDDKVQAPGDVIGSPWVASSGASASDVWGSVNADYSHSSNDRNTIWNADVSFATEYDYSSIGFGGGLTKLFNEKNTIFGISGKVYLDTWRPIYPTELKAFEDTNGNLNQGFFNGITIIDQNGNTSTAWNPTNYQSISDKGRNSYSLSLSFSQILSKNAQISIFADFVRQQGWLANPLQRVYFGDVENYYIGNASSISNYTNSSNTDVFHLADDIERLPDNRLKIPIGFRLNYYLNEVFTVRTYYRYYFDDWGIRSNTASIEVPIKISSKFTLYPSYRYYNQTEADYFAPYDEHLSTDLYYTSDYDLSKFSANQYGFGISYTDIFSSAHIWKLGLKSIDFRYNNYQRDTGLSANYFGLGFKFVMD; from the coding sequence ATGAAAAACATAATACCAATAATCCTTCTTTTTTCCTTCGGAAGCATTGCTGCACAACAAGATTCGACCTTAGTGTATAAAAAACGAGTGTTAGAAACTACTGAAGTCGATTTTTTAACCAGTTATTATTCTCAAGATGGTAATAATGCTTCGGTTACTGGAGGAATTGGTACTGAAGAGTTAACAGATTTAACAGGAACCATAGTTGTTAGTATGCCTATGAATGATGACGATGTGCTAACAGTTGATGCTGGTTTTTCTGCTTATACATCTGCTTCCTCAAGTAATGGGAATCCTTTTGATATATCTGGTGCTTCGGGAAATGGAGAAGATGACGACGACAAAGTACAAGCTCCAGGTGATGTAATTGGTAGTCCTTGGGTAGCATCATCAGGTGCTTCAGCTTCTGATGTTTGGGGAAGTGTAAATGCTGATTACTCACACAGTTCTAACGACAGAAATACAATATGGAATGCAGATGTATCTTTTGCTACAGAATATGATTATAGTTCTATTGGATTTGGTGGTGGTTTAACCAAGCTTTTTAATGAAAAAAATACAATATTTGGCATTAGTGGAAAAGTATATTTAGATACGTGGAGACCTATTTATCCAACAGAATTAAAAGCTTTTGAAGATACAAACGGTAATTTAAATCAAGGTTTTTTTAATGGTATAACAATTATAGATCAAAACGGAAATACATCTACAGCTTGGAATCCAACAAACTACCAGTCTATTTCAGATAAAGGCCGTAATTCATATTCTTTATCATTAAGCTTTTCTCAAATTTTAAGTAAAAACGCACAAATTTCTATTTTTGCAGACTTTGTAAGGCAGCAAGGTTGGCTAGCAAACCCATTACAACGTGTCTATTTTGGAGATGTTGAAAATTATTATATTGGAAATGCTTCAAGTATATCTAATTATACAAATTCAAGCAATACTGATGTCTTTCATTTGGCTGATGATATAGAACGTCTTCCAGATAATAGGTTAAAAATCCCAATTGGTTTTAGATTAAATTATTATTTAAATGAAGTGTTTACTGTAAGAACGTATTACAGATATTATTTTGATGATTGGGGAATAAGATCAAACACAGCTAGTATAGAAGTCCCAATAAAAATTTCTTCTAAATTCACACTATATCCTTCATACAGGTATTATAATCAAACCGAAGCAGATTATTTTGCTCCATATGATGAACATTTGTCTACTGATCTATATTATACTTCTGATTACGATTTATCTAAATTTAGTGCCAACCAATATGGATTTGGGATAAGCTATACAGATATCTTTAGTAGTGCTCATATTTGGAAATTAGGATTAAAAAGTATCGATTTTAGATACAATAACTATCAACGCGATACAGGTTTAAGTGCAAATTACTTCGGTCTCGGTTTCAAATTTGTCATGGATTAG
- a CDS encoding DUF4266 domain-containing protein produces MIKKVTILVVLIISFSSCTVVKEYEKVNLSDPDMALAQKKIDRFETAFQVYREGASGANGGKSGGGCGCN; encoded by the coding sequence ATGATTAAAAAAGTAACTATTTTAGTTGTACTTATTATTTCTTTTAGCTCTTGTACAGTAGTTAAGGAGTATGAAAAAGTAAACTTGAGCGATCCTGATATGGCATTGGCTCAAAAAAAAATTGATCGTTTTGAAACAGCGTTTCAGGTTTATCGCGAAGGTGCTTCTGGTGCTAATGGTGGAAAATCTGGTGGTGGTTGCGGTTGTAATTAA
- a CDS encoding FAD:protein FMN transferase, which produces MKIRVFILSLLISTISFSQETYNKTLILMGSRFDITVVTNSQKQGDLYIDSAISEISRIEKLISSWDKNSQTSLINKNAGIKPVKVNTELFNLIERSLKISKLTEGAFDISYASMDKVWKFDGTMTEMPSEEIIKKSVQKVGYQNIILDKKNQTVFLKLKEMKIGFGAIGKGYAADKAKVLLIEKGVKSGIINASGDLNTWGKQPSGKDWMVAIVNPLNKEKVFSWLPVNNSAVVTSGNYEKYVKFNNVLYSHIIDPRTGYPATGILSVTIFTKTAELADALATSIFVMGKDTGLNFINQLKGVECIIIDENNSIITSENIELNTLNND; this is translated from the coding sequence TTGAAAATTAGAGTATTTATACTATCTCTTTTAATCTCGACTATTAGTTTTAGTCAAGAAACCTACAACAAAACCCTAATATTAATGGGTAGTCGATTTGATATTACTGTTGTTACAAACTCTCAAAAGCAAGGCGATTTATATATAGATAGTGCTATTTCTGAAATTTCAAGAATAGAAAAATTAATTTCTTCTTGGGATAAAAATTCTCAAACGTCTTTAATAAATAAAAACGCTGGAATTAAACCAGTAAAGGTTAATACTGAGTTGTTTAATTTAATAGAACGCTCATTAAAAATATCTAAATTAACCGAAGGAGCATTTGACATTAGTTATGCTTCAATGGATAAGGTTTGGAAGTTTGATGGCACAATGACAGAAATGCCTTCTGAAGAAATTATAAAAAAGTCTGTTCAGAAAGTTGGTTACCAAAACATTATTTTAGATAAAAAAAATCAAACTGTTTTTTTAAAATTAAAAGAAATGAAAATTGGCTTTGGCGCCATTGGAAAAGGTTATGCTGCAGATAAAGCCAAAGTATTATTAATAGAAAAAGGAGTTAAATCTGGGATTATAAATGCATCTGGAGATTTAAATACTTGGGGAAAACAACCTAGTGGTAAAGATTGGATGGTTGCTATAGTAAATCCATTAAATAAGGAAAAAGTATTTTCTTGGTTACCAGTAAATAATAGTGCTGTAGTTACTTCTGGTAACTATGAAAAATATGTAAAATTTAACAATGTACTTTATTCACACATTATAGATCCAAGAACAGGCTATCCTGCAACTGGTATTTTAAGCGTCACTATTTTTACTAAAACTGCAGAATTAGCAGATGCGTTGGCAACTTCAATTTTTGTAATGGGAAAAGATACAGGATTAAATTTTATTAATCAATTGAAAGGAGTAGAGTGTATTATTATTGACGAAAATAATAGCATTATTACATCAGAAAACATAGAATTAAATACATTAAATAATGATTAA
- a CDS encoding thioredoxin family protein, which yields MRKILTVTFISLISLTCFAQEWQNNLDKAKQIATENSTSIVIVFQGSDWCAPCIKLDREIWSTKAFQDLAKDHFVMLKADFPKRKKNKLSIEQQEHNNALAEKYNPNGYFPYVVVLDAKGKALGSLGYEKTIPESFFNKLTAFEN from the coding sequence ATGAGAAAAATACTTACCGTTACATTCATATCATTAATTTCTTTAACCTGTTTTGCTCAAGAATGGCAAAATAATTTAGATAAAGCCAAACAAATAGCCACTGAAAATAGCACAAGCATAGTTATAGTTTTTCAAGGTTCAGATTGGTGTGCACCATGCATTAAATTAGATAGAGAAATTTGGAGTACTAAAGCGTTTCAAGATTTAGCAAAAGATCATTTTGTAATGTTGAAAGCAGATTTTCCAAAAAGGAAAAAAAACAAACTTTCCATAGAACAACAAGAACACAATAATGCTTTAGCAGAAAAATATAATCCAAATGGATATTTCCCTTACGTTGTTGTTTTAGATGCAAAAGGAAAAGCATTAGGAAGTTTAGGTTACGAAAAAACAATTCCAGAATCATTCTTTAATAAATTAACAGCTTTTGAAAATTAG
- the serB gene encoding phosphoserine phosphatase SerB produces the protein MKNEIFLLNISGQDKPGLTASLTAVLASSGAKILDIGQANIHDTLSLGILFQIESEVNSSPVLKDLLFKAYELGIQAKFTPITLENYEKWVTLQGKDRYIITILGERLSAEQISMVTQVISDKNLNIDAIKRLTGRTSLIKKDEYPRASIELSIRGRIENKSELTERFMQISRALNVDIAFQEDNIYRRNRRLVCFDMDSTLIQTEVIDELADLAGVGAEVRAITESAMQGEIDFKESFKKRMKLLKGLKEEVLQDVAINLPITKGARRLIDTLKSYGFKTAILSGGFTYFGHYLQKELGIDYVYANQLEIIDGVLTGNYLGEIVDGNKKAEYLQEIANKEGLNISQTIAVGDGANDLAMLNLAGLGIAFHAKPKVKDNAQSSISSIGLDGVLYLLGYHDKHIDLLK, from the coding sequence ATGAAGAACGAAATCTTCTTATTAAACATTTCAGGTCAAGATAAACCAGGATTAACAGCAAGTTTAACAGCAGTTTTAGCATCTTCTGGTGCAAAAATATTAGATATTGGTCAAGCCAATATTCACGATACTTTATCTTTAGGTATATTATTTCAAATAGAATCTGAAGTAAATTCTTCACCAGTTTTAAAAGATTTACTTTTTAAAGCTTACGAACTTGGTATTCAAGCTAAATTTACACCAATTACATTAGAAAACTACGAGAAATGGGTAACGCTTCAAGGTAAAGACCGTTATATAATTACCATTTTAGGAGAAAGATTATCTGCTGAGCAAATTTCTATGGTAACCCAAGTGATTTCAGATAAAAACCTAAATATAGATGCCATAAAACGTTTAACTGGTAGAACATCGCTAATTAAAAAAGACGAATACCCAAGAGCATCTATAGAATTATCAATTCGTGGTAGAATTGAGAATAAGTCTGAGTTAACAGAGAGATTTATGCAAATTTCTAGAGCGTTAAATGTGGATATTGCTTTTCAAGAAGATAATATTTATAGACGTAACAGGCGTTTAGTTTGTTTCGATATGGACTCTACATTAATCCAAACCGAAGTAATAGACGAATTAGCAGATTTAGCAGGTGTTGGAGCAGAGGTAAGAGCCATTACAGAATCTGCCATGCAAGGAGAAATAGACTTTAAGGAGAGTTTTAAAAAACGAATGAAACTACTTAAAGGTTTAAAAGAAGAAGTACTTCAAGATGTAGCTATAAATTTACCTATTACAAAAGGAGCAAGACGTTTAATAGATACATTAAAGAGTTACGGTTTTAAAACAGCTATTTTATCTGGTGGTTTTACTTATTTTGGTCACTACCTTCAAAAAGAATTAGGTATCGATTATGTTTATGCAAACCAATTAGAAATTATTGATGGTGTGCTTACAGGTAATTATCTAGGAGAAATTGTAGATGGCAATAAAAAAGCAGAATATCTTCAGGAAATAGCAAATAAAGAAGGTTTAAACATTAGTCAAACCATTGCTGTTGGTGATGGTGCTAACGATTTAGCCATGTTAAATCTAGCAGGTTTAGGTATCGCGTTTCATGCAAAACCAAAGGTTAAAGACAATGCGCAAAGCTCAATTTCTAGTATTGGTTTGGACGGTGTATTATATTTATTGGGTTATCATGACAAGCATATTGATTTGTTAAAATAG
- a CDS encoding ABC transporter ATPase codes for MLVEFNTLPEHSKIWIYQANRSFSETELEAIKEKLNIFITNWTAHGSDLNAGFDIRYKRFIILAIDQDSQAATGCSIDASVRFIQELEKEYGVDLMDKMNVSYKQGEFVAYKTLTDFRAMAKQKAVSKNTIVFNNLVTNIAELNENWEVPASDSWHNRFLN; via the coding sequence ATGCTAGTAGAATTCAATACACTCCCAGAACACTCAAAAATCTGGATATATCAAGCCAATCGTTCATTCTCTGAAACAGAACTAGAAGCTATAAAAGAAAAGCTAAACATCTTTATTACAAATTGGACTGCACATGGAAGCGACTTAAACGCAGGATTTGATATTAGATACAAGCGTTTTATTATTCTTGCTATAGATCAAGATTCTCAAGCAGCAACAGGTTGTAGTATTGATGCTTCAGTTCGATTTATTCAGGAATTAGAAAAAGAATATGGTGTAGATTTAATGGATAAAATGAATGTATCCTACAAACAAGGAGAATTTGTTGCTTATAAAACCTTAACCGATTTTAGAGCCATGGCAAAACAAAAAGCCGTTTCTAAAAACACAATCGTTTTTAATAACCTTGTGACTAATATTGCAGAGTTAAACGAAAATTGGGAAGTTCCAGCAAGCGATAGCTGGCATAATAGATTCCTAAATTAA
- a CDS encoding (Fe-S)-binding protein — MSEQLIVPTMAEMMAEGKTPDILFWVGSAGSYDDRAKKITKAFVKILNKANVNFAVLGTEESATGDLAKRAGNEFLFQMQAIMNIEVLNGYEVKKIVTCDPHSFNCLKNEYPGLGGKYEVLHHTQFIKELINTKQLEIKDSDYKGKRITFHDPCYLGRANSEYEAPRDVLKTLNATLLEMKRSKSTALCCGAGGAQMFKEPEKGDKDINELRTEDALKTNPDIIATGCPYCMTMMSDGVKVKEKENEIKVMDIAELIASSQNL; from the coding sequence ATGAGCGAACAACTAATAGTGCCAACAATGGCAGAAATGATGGCAGAAGGTAAAACACCAGATATTTTATTTTGGGTTGGCTCTGCTGGAAGTTACGACGATAGAGCAAAAAAAATAACAAAAGCATTTGTTAAAATTCTAAACAAAGCAAACGTAAACTTTGCTGTTTTAGGAACAGAAGAAAGCGCAACAGGAGATCTTGCAAAAAGAGCAGGAAACGAATTCTTGTTTCAAATGCAAGCTATAATGAACATCGAAGTATTAAACGGTTACGAAGTTAAAAAAATAGTAACCTGCGATCCGCACTCATTTAACTGTTTAAAAAACGAATATCCAGGTTTAGGTGGTAAATACGAAGTATTGCACCATACACAGTTTATAAAAGAGTTAATTAATACAAAGCAACTCGAAATTAAAGACAGTGACTATAAAGGTAAACGTATTACTTTTCACGATCCTTGTTACTTAGGAAGAGCAAACTCAGAATACGAAGCACCAAGAGATGTTTTAAAAACATTAAACGCTACTTTATTAGAAATGAAGCGTAGTAAATCTACAGCTTTATGTTGTGGAGCAGGAGGAGCTCAAATGTTTAAAGAACCAGAAAAAGGAGATAAAGACATTAACGAGCTTCGTACAGAAGATGCGTTAAAAACAAATCCAGATATAATTGCAACAGGTTGTCCTTATTGCATGACTATGATGTCTGATGGTGTAAAAGTTAAAGAAAAAGAGAACGAAATTAAAGTTATGGATATTGCAGAATTAATTGCAAGTTCTCAAAATTTATAA
- a CDS encoding 4Fe-4S dicluster domain-containing protein, with amino-acid sequence MNYLPNIIFAIILIVGIGFFAKNVQKLFRNIKLGKDKEINDNKPQRWKNMAMIALGQSKMVKRPVSGFFHIIVYVGFVIINIEVLEIIIDGLFGTHRIGHQVLPESLYGFLIGTFEILATLVFIAVVVFWIRRNIIKLKRFMSAEMTGWPKNDGNFILYFEMVLMTLFLVMNATDSSFQDLNSGNIISQFISPLFGDNPETLHIIERSAWWLHITGILVFLNYLYYSKHLHILLAFPNTYFGKLTPKGQFPNNNVVTKEVMLMMDPDADPYAAPAEDVTDEPPAKFGASDVQDLSWLNLLNAYSCTECGRCTSECPANLTGKKLSPRKIMMDTRDRLEEVGKNIDANKGVFVDDGKQLLNDYITPEELWACTSCNACVEACPISIDPLNIIMEMRSYLVMEESAAPMELNNMMTNIENNGAPWPYNQMDRLNWKDE; translated from the coding sequence ATGAATTACCTACCAAACATAATATTTGCCATTATCCTTATTGTAGGCATTGGTTTCTTTGCGAAAAATGTACAAAAATTATTTCGTAACATTAAGTTAGGAAAAGATAAAGAGATAAACGACAATAAACCACAGCGTTGGAAAAACATGGCAATGATTGCTTTAGGGCAAAGCAAAATGGTAAAACGCCCAGTCTCAGGGTTTTTCCATATTATAGTTTACGTAGGTTTTGTAATTATAAACATAGAGGTTTTAGAAATTATTATCGATGGTTTATTTGGAACACATCGTATAGGACATCAAGTACTACCAGAATCACTTTATGGATTCCTAATCGGAACTTTCGAAATTCTTGCAACCTTAGTTTTTATAGCAGTAGTAGTCTTCTGGATTCGTAGAAACATTATAAAACTAAAACGTTTTATGAGCGCAGAAATGACTGGATGGCCAAAAAACGATGGAAACTTCATTCTATATTTCGAAATGGTTTTAATGACCTTGTTCTTGGTAATGAATGCAACAGATTCATCATTTCAAGACCTAAACTCAGGAAACATAATTAGTCAATTCATCTCGCCATTATTTGGCGACAATCCAGAAACCTTACATATAATAGAACGTAGTGCATGGTGGCTTCACATAACAGGTATACTAGTGTTTTTAAACTACCTATACTATTCTAAACATTTACACATATTATTAGCATTTCCAAACACCTATTTTGGAAAACTAACACCAAAAGGGCAATTTCCAAATAACAATGTTGTAACCAAAGAAGTAATGTTAATGATGGATCCAGACGCAGATCCTTACGCAGCACCAGCAGAAGATGTAACCGATGAACCTCCTGCAAAATTTGGAGCAAGTGACGTACAAGACCTAAGTTGGTTAAACTTACTAAACGCATATTCATGTACAGAATGTGGACGTTGCACAAGCGAATGTCCAGCAAATTTAACAGGCAAAAAATTATCGCCTCGTAAAATAATGATGGACACCAGAGACCGTCTAGAAGAAGTAGGTAAAAACATAGACGCCAACAAAGGCGTATTTGTAGACGATGGTAAGCAATTACTAAACGATTACATTACACCCGAAGAGTTGTGGGCATGTACCAGCTGTAATGCCTGTGTAGAAGCCTGCCCAATAAGCATCGACCCATTAAATATTATTATGGAAATGCGTAGCTATCTCGTAATGGAAGAAAGCGCAGCACCAATGGAGCTTAACAATATGATGACAAATATTGAAAACAATGGAGCACCTTGGCCATACAACCAAATGGATAGATTAAACTGGAAAGACGAGTAG